In Salmo salar chromosome ssa15, Ssal_v3.1, whole genome shotgun sequence, one genomic interval encodes:
- the nmnat1 gene encoding nicotinamide/nicotinic acid mononucleotide adenylyltransferase 1 isoform X1, with amino-acid sequence MEPQDLTKVVLLACGSFNPITNMHLRMFELARDYLEDTGQYIVVRGIISAVGDGYKKKGLIEACHRVDMARLATDTSDWIKVDAWESQQPEWVETAKVMRHHYKELMTAEQNNDCVDTAKKRRIEATMHAFEDPTSYHTRRDNSPQLKLLCGADVLESFGVPNLWKHEDIAEIVGRYGLVCITRNGCDAHKFIHQSEVLWRHRKNIHVVREWVTNEISATHVRRALRRGQTVRYLLPDPVVSYIQEHGLYSAESEQKNADVVLAPLQRHTGPSSS; translated from the exons ATGGAGCCTCAAGATCTTACCAAAGTGGTTCTGCTGGCTTGTGGGTCTTTCAACCCCATAACCAATATGCACCTGCGTATGTTTGAATTGGCACGGGATTACCTGGAAGATACAG GACAGTACATAGTTGTGAGGGGCATCATCTCTGCAGTGGGTGACGGCTATAAGAAGAAGGGTCTGATTGAGGCCTGTCACCGTGTAGATATGGCCAGGCTGGCCACAGACACCTCTGACTGGATCAAGGTAGATGCATGGGAGAGCCAGCAGCCTGAATGGGTGGAGACAGCTAAAGTGATGCG GCATCATTATAAAGAACTGATGACAGCGGAACAGAACAATGACTGTGTGGACACTGCAAAGAAGAGGAGGATTGAGGCGACAATGCACGCTTTCGAGGATCCAACCTCGTATCACACAAGGAGAG ACAACAGCCCTCAGCTGAAACTCCTGTGCGGCGCGGACGTCTTGGAGTCCTTTGGCGTTCCCAACCTGTGGAAGCACGAGGACATTGCTGAGATCGTGGGCCGCTATGGCCTGGTGTGCATCACCCGCAATGGCTGTGACGCCCACAAGTTCATCCACCAATCGGAGGTGCTGTGGAGGCACCGCAAGAACATCCACGTGGTCCGCGAGTGGGTGACCAACGAGATCTCGGCCACGCACGTGCGCCGGGCCCTGCGCCGGGGCCAGACCGTCCGCTACTTACTGCCGGACCCGGTGGTGAGCTACATCCAGGAGCACGGCCTGTACAGTGCCGAGAGTGAGCAGAAGAACGCTGACGTCGTCCTCGCCCCGCTTCAGAGACACACCGGCCCCTCCTCCAGCTGA
- the lzic gene encoding protein LZIC isoform X1, with translation MNLAASGNKGGSMASRGKSETGKLKQNMEEQLDRLMQQLQDLEECRDDLEEEEYEETKKETLEQLNEFNESLKKMVTGNMTLVDELGGMQLAIQAAISQAFKTPEVIRMFAKKQPGQLRTRLAEMDRDVMVGKLLRDVYTQQKLEILTALRKLGEKLTVEDETFLAENVTATLSQFEKITADLGSEDKIMALASSGVEKTKV, from the exons ATGAATCTGGCGGCCAGTGGGAACAAG GGTGGAAGCATGGCTTCTCGTGGCAAATCAGAAACTGGGAAACTAAAACAAAACATGGAGGAGCAACTGGACAGATTGATGCAACAGCTCCAAGATTTGGAAGAGTGCAG AGACGACCTAGAAGAGGAGGAGTACGAGGAGACCAAGAAGGAAACCCTGGAGCAGTTGAATGAGTTCAATGAGTCTCTGAAGAAGATGGTGACAGGCAACATGACACTGGTGGATGAGCTTGGAGGAATGCAACTG GCAATCCAGGCTGCCATCAGCCAAGCTTTCAAGACCCCCGAGGTGATCCGAATGTTTGCCAAGAAGCAGCCAGGGCAGTTGAGAACCAGATTAGCAGAG ATGGACCGTGATGTCATGGTGGGAAAACTTTTGAGGGATGTGTACACTCAGCAGAAGTTGGAGATCCTCACTGCCTTGAGAAAACTGGGCGAGAAG CTTACAGTCGAAGATGAGACTTTTCTGGCTGAAAATGTGACCGCAACTCTCAGCCAATTTGAAAAAATCACTGCAGACCTCG GATCAGAAGACAAGATAATGGCTTTAGCTAGTTCTGGTGTGGAGAAAACCAAGGTATAG
- the lzic gene encoding protein LZIC isoform X2, with the protein MASRGKSETGKLKQNMEEQLDRLMQQLQDLEECRDDLEEEEYEETKKETLEQLNEFNESLKKMVTGNMTLVDELGGMQLAIQAAISQAFKTPEVIRMFAKKQPGQLRTRLAEMDRDVMVGKLLRDVYTQQKLEILTALRKLGEKLTVEDETFLAENVTATLSQFEKITADLGSEDKIMALASSGVEKTKV; encoded by the exons ATGGCTTCTCGTGGCAAATCAGAAACTGGGAAACTAAAACAAAACATGGAGGAGCAACTGGACAGATTGATGCAACAGCTCCAAGATTTGGAAGAGTGCAG AGACGACCTAGAAGAGGAGGAGTACGAGGAGACCAAGAAGGAAACCCTGGAGCAGTTGAATGAGTTCAATGAGTCTCTGAAGAAGATGGTGACAGGCAACATGACACTGGTGGATGAGCTTGGAGGAATGCAACTG GCAATCCAGGCTGCCATCAGCCAAGCTTTCAAGACCCCCGAGGTGATCCGAATGTTTGCCAAGAAGCAGCCAGGGCAGTTGAGAACCAGATTAGCAGAG ATGGACCGTGATGTCATGGTGGGAAAACTTTTGAGGGATGTGTACACTCAGCAGAAGTTGGAGATCCTCACTGCCTTGAGAAAACTGGGCGAGAAG CTTACAGTCGAAGATGAGACTTTTCTGGCTGAAAATGTGACCGCAACTCTCAGCCAATTTGAAAAAATCACTGCAGACCTCG GATCAGAAGACAAGATAATGGCTTTAGCTAGTTCTGGTGTGGAGAAAACCAAGGTATAG